From a region of the Pseudocalidococcus azoricus BACA0444 genome:
- a CDS encoding urease accessory protein UreF — translation MDSEALLRLLQLASPTLPVGAYAYSEGLEFLIQTEQITNAAGLQNWITAELMVGAIRVDAAIGIRAYQGQVKGDLTSIRYWNHWLTAARDGEALRQQSLQMGRSLWQLFCDLEPETQNFNPQEFHHFAVAFGRVAGAWQIDLEQAILGFLQSWTSNLINAGVKLIPLGQTQGQRLLLTLHQPITQACAEILNLEDDQLDSCSWGLSLGVMGHETLYSRLFRS, via the coding sequence GTGGATTCTGAAGCACTGTTACGGCTATTACAATTAGCAAGTCCCACTTTACCCGTGGGGGCCTACGCCTATTCTGAGGGCCTGGAATTTTTGATTCAAACTGAACAAATCACCAACGCCGCAGGATTGCAGAACTGGATTACCGCTGAATTGATGGTTGGGGCAATTCGGGTTGATGCCGCCATTGGGATCCGTGCCTATCAGGGCCAAGTCAAAGGTGATTTGACATCTATCCGATACTGGAATCACTGGTTAACGGCGGCACGAGATGGGGAAGCCTTACGCCAACAAAGCCTGCAAATGGGCCGCTCTCTCTGGCAGCTTTTTTGTGATTTAGAACCGGAGACGCAAAATTTTAATCCCCAGGAGTTTCATCACTTTGCGGTGGCCTTTGGGCGGGTGGCCGGGGCCTGGCAGATTGATTTAGAGCAAGCAATCTTAGGCTTTCTCCAGAGTTGGACGAGTAACTTAATCAATGCGGGCGTAAAACTGATCCCCCTTGGGCAAACTCAAGGTCAGCGGCTCTTACTTACTTTACATCAGCCAATCACCCAGGCCTGTGCAGAGATTCTCAACCTTGAAGATGATCAACTTGATAGTTGCAGTTGGGGACTGTCCCTAGGGGTAATGGGACATGAAACGCTTTACAGTCGCCTGTTTCGGAGTTAG